In Fusarium musae strain F31 chromosome 7, whole genome shotgun sequence, a single window of DNA contains:
- the TRF2 gene encoding Transcription elongation factor SPT4 codes for MATEIEHPMALGNVPEVTTPNSTSSPSVPTPVSASMKKETPSPSASAANNASRRPPRKSTLTQQQKNQKRQRATQDQLTTLEMEFNNNPTPTATVRERIAEEINMTERSVQIWFQNSRRAKIKLLAKKSLETGEDIDSIPESMRAYLAMQAMESGKGLGGSYLGRTGLLPFGHGNMMLGGDQGGQGKVLIHHLTCRSLSIGKWTRVGQNTMDLIIFYSPDKCTMTYYINNEQAGYKIEYPFSSIKNIFLENGEGDPTKLGGIVIELNRPPNFFMDSSPTTNGFFQCGDFTEDLQATQCLVHHLGGNPKVLSGQLAKLVSLESFMNRHNPHPYNDPHVLSVSAPVSPTARPSSQPSFQPHVGMYQEQWGIHQMHSGMRPGPGHKRQRSRSVPGPVDFAMFQNQPMPSFYIQPPGEMPPPPPQHNPHIFAPIPQPPGNMAPNLRIDTQAGFGLDMRQYPMSATTASPAEFPPSPGFFPPGPEVPQSSYNTPYSHGFLSPMVNPDTGVPTSVSPLPFNSPGEPSILEQSPPMSMMGRPGSADLYPMNDGSCAVSEDGASLNEMYSKHTINLPMHTTSPGFVQHQQADLDMDQLVQFDAVDPSSLSPEAMPQAHQGN; via the exons ATGGCCACGGAGATTGAACACCCCATGGCCTTGGGCAATGTCCCCGAGGTCACCACACCcaactcaacatcttcaccaTCTGTCCCGACCCCTGTCTCAGCCTCCATGAAAAAAGAGACACCATCTCCCTCTGCCTCAGCCGCCAACAATGCTTCCCGACGACCTCCCCGCAAGAGCACTCTCACCCAACAGCAAAAGAACCAGAAGCGACAGCGTGCTACACAGGATCAATTGACGACGTTGGAGATGGAATTCAACAACAACCCCACACCCACTGCCACCGTCCGTGAGAGAATTGCCGAGGAAATCAACATGACCGAAAGGTCTGTTCAGATTTGGTTCCAGAACAG TAGACGAGCAAAGATTAAGCTGCTGGCCAAGAAGAGTCTGGAAACTGGCGAAGACATCGACTCAATTCCCGAGTCAATGCGAGCTTATCTCGCTATGCAGGCCATGGAATCTGGCAAGGGTCTCGGCGGAAGTTATCTCGGCCGTACTGGACTGCTCCCCTTTGGTCATGGTAACATGATGCTCGGTGGCGATCAGGGAGGTCAGGGCAAAGTTT TGATTCATCATCTTACCTGCCGATCCCTCAGCATTGGAAAGTGGACTCGAGTTGGACAAAACACGATGGATCTCATCATTTTCTACTCACCCGACAAGTGCACCATGACCTACTACATCAACAACGAGCAGGCTGGCTACAAGATCGAGTACCCCTTCTCTTCCATCAAGAACATTTTCCTCGAGAATGGCGAAGGAGACCCAACTAAGCTTGGAGGGATTGTCATTGAGTTGAACAGGCCCCCCAACTTTTTCATGGACTCATCTCCCACCACCAACGGATTCTTCCAGTGTGGTGATTTCACAGAGGATCTCCAGGCTACCCAGTGCTTGGTCCACCACCTCGGTGGAAACCCCAAGGTTCTCAGTGGCCAGCTCGCCAAGCTAGTTTCTCTCGAGTCCTTCATGAACCGTCACAACCCTCACCCCTACAACGACCCTCACGTCCTCTCCGTCTCGGCTCCTGTCTCCCCGACCGCCCGACCCTCATCTCAGCCCAGCTTTCAACCCCATGTCGGCATGTACCAGGAGCAGTGGGGTATTCACCAGATGCACTCTGGCATGCGTCCTGGACCTGGCCACAAGCGTCAACGTTCGCGATCAGTTCCTGGACCTGTTGATTTCGCCATGTTCCAGAACCAGCCGATGCCTTCCTTCTACATCCAACCTCCTGGAGAGAtgcctcctccccctccccagcACAACCCTCACATCTTTGCGCCTATTCCTCAGCCTCCTGGAAACATGGCTCCTAATCTGCGCATTGATACTCAGGCAGGATTCGGCCTGGACATGCGTCAATACCCCATGTCTGCCACCACTGCTTCTCCTGCCGAGTTTCCTCCCAGCCCAGGCTTCTTCCCCCCTGGTCCCGAGGTTCCTCAGTCAAGCTACAACACACCTTATAGCCATGGTTTCCTGTCACCAATGGTTAACCCCGACACAGGTGTTCCCACTTCTGTTTCTCCTCTCCCATTCAACAGCCCTGGCGAGCCTTCCATCCTAGAGCAGTCGCCTCCCATGTCAATGATGGGCCGCCCTGGCTCAGCTGATTTGTATCCCATGAACGACGGATCTTGTGCTGTTTCGGAGGACGGAGCGAGCCTGAATGAGATGTACTCCAAGCACACCATCAACCTGCCCATGCACACAACCTCGCCTGGTTTCgtgcaacaccaacaagcaGACCTCGACATGGATCAGCTTGTGCAGTTTGACGCAGTTGACCCGTCAAGCCTATCCCCCGAGGCAATGCCccaagctcaccaaggaAACTAA